A genomic window from Chitinophaga pollutisoli includes:
- a CDS encoding FtsX-like permease family protein: MLLFIAGFLLFIASINFVNLTLARSFTRAREVGMRKVMGAGKLQLSLQLWGEAVLLFLISLLIGGVIAYLLLPGYNSLFKSGVSFSILLEPKFLAGILLTLLVVTALAGGYPALLMARTQTLLVLKGKMTTGRKNYFRNSLIVTQFVFSCLLIIATLIAWRQMSYLRNKPLGYNTSEVISVPVGAKENGNAVLERLRAGLKGQPGILSITGANTNFGRGLDNSSSTSIISWDHEGKEFRANWQGVSTDYVKTMSLQLTGGRDFSAALASDSSGFIINEQMARQFGPGKGHVGYRFRLDDEDPTEYTVIGVVKDYHFKSLHNPIDPLILHLMGPDEAPSYIFVRVTPGELTSSMDRIAAAWKRAAPETPFIGSFVNENTERQYRTEATLTRVFISGGVLTIIISCMGLFAMAMLIIGQRTREIGIRKVLGASATGVATLISRDFLVLVGVAILIASPLAYFLMRQWLMEFAYRTDIHWSVFLLAGGMALLVAALTVSFQSVRAALMNPVKSLRTE, from the coding sequence ATGTTGCTCTTCATCGCGGGTTTCCTGCTGTTCATCGCCAGCATCAATTTCGTTAACCTGACCCTCGCCCGGTCGTTTACCCGTGCCCGTGAAGTGGGCATGCGCAAGGTGATGGGAGCCGGGAAGCTCCAGCTGAGCCTGCAATTGTGGGGTGAAGCGGTGCTGTTGTTCCTGATATCGCTGCTGATCGGCGGTGTGATTGCTTACCTGTTGCTTCCCGGATACAATTCGTTGTTCAAATCCGGCGTGAGCTTTTCCATCCTGCTGGAGCCCAAATTCCTTGCAGGCATCCTGTTGACGCTGTTGGTGGTGACCGCGCTCGCGGGCGGATATCCGGCCCTGCTGATGGCGCGGACGCAGACCTTGCTCGTGCTGAAAGGGAAAATGACGACCGGCAGGAAGAACTACTTCCGCAATTCGCTCATCGTGACCCAGTTCGTATTTTCCTGCCTGCTGATTATCGCCACGCTGATCGCCTGGCGGCAAATGAGCTATCTGCGCAACAAGCCCCTGGGCTACAATACTTCCGAAGTCATCAGCGTTCCCGTGGGCGCAAAGGAAAATGGGAATGCCGTACTTGAGCGCCTCCGGGCCGGCCTGAAAGGACAGCCAGGCATCCTGTCCATCACAGGCGCCAATACCAACTTCGGTCGCGGGCTCGATAACAGTTCCTCTACTTCCATCATTTCCTGGGACCATGAGGGCAAGGAGTTCCGGGCCAACTGGCAGGGCGTTTCCACGGATTACGTGAAAACCATGAGCCTGCAGCTGACCGGCGGCCGCGATTTCTCCGCGGCGCTCGCGTCCGATTCGTCGGGATTCATCATTAACGAACAGATGGCGCGGCAATTTGGCCCCGGCAAAGGGCATGTAGGCTACCGCTTCCGGCTCGACGATGAAGATCCCACAGAGTACACGGTGATTGGCGTGGTGAAGGATTATCATTTCAAATCCCTGCATAACCCTATCGATCCGCTGATATTGCATTTGATGGGGCCGGATGAAGCGCCTTCCTATATTTTCGTGCGCGTAACGCCTGGAGAATTGACATCGTCGATGGACAGGATCGCCGCCGCCTGGAAGCGCGCGGCGCCGGAAACGCCCTTCATCGGGTCGTTCGTGAATGAGAACACCGAGCGCCAGTATCGCACGGAAGCCACGCTGACGAGGGTGTTCATCAGCGGCGGGGTGCTCACGATCATCATTTCCTGCATGGGACTGTTTGCCATGGCCATGCTCATCATCGGGCAGCGCACGCGGGAAATCGGGATCCGTAAAGTACTTGGCGCCAGCGCAACGGGTGTGGCCACGCTCATTTCCCGGGACTTCCTGGTGCTGGTGGGCGTCGCGATCCTCATCGCATCGCCGCTGGCGTATTTCCTGATGCGGCAATGGTTGATGGAATTCGCTTACCGGACAGACATCCATTGGAGCGTGTTCCTGCTGGCTGGCGGGATGGCCCTGCTGGTGGCGGCGCTCACGGTGAGCTTCCAGAGCGTACGGGCGGCATTAATGAATCCCGTTAAATCGTTACGGACGGAATAG
- a CDS encoding ABC transporter ATP-binding protein → MIQLRNISKHYPVGFGKHEILRDVSLDIQQGEFVSIMGPSGSGKSTLLHILGMLEDASEGEYLFQEEPVHKMSDKKRTQLHRGAIGFVFQAYHLIDELTVYENIETPLLYKNVPSGERKSRVADILDRFNMVAKKDLFPTQLSGGQQQLVGIARAIVAEPAVIFADEPTGNLHSDQARQIMELFSELNKRDGITIVQVTHSDLNAGYGNRVVQIKDGRLQ, encoded by the coding sequence ATGATACAACTGCGTAATATTTCAAAGCATTATCCGGTGGGATTTGGGAAACACGAAATTTTGAGAGACGTGAGCCTGGATATTCAGCAGGGAGAATTTGTGTCGATCATGGGGCCTTCGGGTTCCGGGAAATCGACGCTGCTGCATATCCTGGGGATGCTGGAAGATGCTTCGGAAGGCGAGTATCTTTTCCAGGAAGAGCCCGTGCATAAAATGAGCGACAAGAAAAGAACGCAGCTGCACCGCGGCGCGATCGGGTTCGTATTCCAGGCGTATCATCTGATCGACGAGCTGACGGTATACGAAAATATTGAAACGCCGCTGTTGTACAAAAACGTGCCTTCGGGTGAGCGTAAGAGCCGGGTGGCCGATATTTTGGACCGGTTCAACATGGTGGCGAAGAAGGATCTTTTCCCCACGCAGCTTTCGGGCGGGCAGCAGCAGCTGGTGGGCATCGCAAGGGCCATAGTGGCCGAGCCCGCCGTTATTTTTGCCGACGAGCCCACGGGCAACCTGCATTCCGACCAGGCCCGGCAGATCATGGAATTGTTCTCCGAACTGAATAAGCGGGACGGCATCACGATCGTCCAGGTAACCCACTCCGACCTGAACGCCGGTTACGGCAACCGGGTTGTACAAATCAAGGACGGGAGGTTGCAATAG
- a CDS encoding TolC family protein: protein MKITSAFTALLVAFIISVQPVMAQEEAWTYQRCYDYALRNNLTLQQSVLNKRLAELTLKTDRMSMLPTLTGSASGGYIFGRSINITTNQFDNEATFNASIGLSAGADLFGWFSKRNIVASSKYEVYAQNYLLEKARNDMGVNVANAFLQILLAQEQVKISRAQVDLSKTQLDNTKKLVLAGSVPESNQADLEAQLARDSSTLVTAENSSILRTLQMKALLNLGFEVPFATKIPDNVAAVPVINLAENSPEMIFSSALSIQPQYRSDEMRVKSADKSLAAAKGAMYPRLRANAGADTRLAGGTRYEQFGPDNWVTYVSSIGFPKSNPLDTVFTYDQFNNRATRKYTTGRQLADNFGQNIGVSLSFPIFNGWQLRGQVERAKIELENRKLSLDINRLQLRQDVYTAHADAVGAFQKYQAAITTEQASQKAFDFATKRFEVGLMNTVEYVTTQTNLFKAQIERVSALYDYIFKVKLLEFYRDQRITL from the coding sequence ATGAAAATTACGTCCGCTTTTACCGCCTTGTTGGTGGCATTCATTATTTCGGTGCAGCCCGTAATGGCGCAGGAAGAAGCCTGGACATACCAGCGTTGCTACGACTATGCCCTCCGCAATAACCTGACGCTGCAACAAAGCGTGCTGAACAAACGGCTGGCGGAGCTGACGCTGAAAACAGACCGCATGTCGATGCTGCCAACGCTGACGGGTTCTGCCAGCGGCGGTTATATCTTCGGCCGGTCCATCAACATTACCACCAACCAATTCGATAACGAAGCTACGTTCAACGCCAGCATCGGCCTTTCCGCCGGCGCCGACCTGTTTGGGTGGTTTTCGAAAAGGAATATTGTGGCATCTTCCAAATACGAAGTATACGCGCAGAATTATCTGTTGGAAAAGGCGCGGAACGATATGGGCGTGAACGTGGCGAATGCATTTCTCCAGATTCTCCTGGCCCAGGAGCAGGTGAAAATCAGCCGTGCGCAGGTAGACCTGAGCAAGACACAGCTGGATAATACGAAGAAACTTGTGCTGGCGGGCTCCGTTCCGGAAAGCAACCAGGCCGACCTGGAAGCCCAGCTTGCGCGAGACAGCTCCACATTGGTAACGGCCGAAAATTCCTCCATTTTACGGACGCTCCAGATGAAAGCTTTGCTGAATCTGGGCTTTGAGGTGCCCTTCGCCACTAAAATCCCCGACAACGTAGCCGCGGTGCCCGTGATCAACCTGGCGGAAAATTCCCCTGAAATGATCTTCAGCTCGGCACTGTCTATCCAACCGCAATACCGTTCGGATGAAATGCGCGTGAAATCGGCCGACAAATCGCTGGCCGCCGCCAAAGGCGCCATGTACCCCCGCCTCCGGGCCAATGCAGGCGCGGATACCCGTCTTGCCGGCGGTACCCGGTATGAACAATTCGGGCCGGATAACTGGGTAACTTATGTGTCCAGCATCGGTTTCCCTAAATCCAATCCCCTCGACACTGTATTCACTTACGATCAGTTCAACAACCGCGCAACGCGGAAATATACCACCGGCCGCCAGCTGGCCGACAACTTCGGCCAGAACATCGGCGTTTCCCTCAGCTTCCCTATCTTCAACGGATGGCAGCTGCGCGGACAGGTGGAACGCGCCAAAATAGAACTGGAAAACCGGAAGCTCTCGCTGGATATCAACCGCCTGCAGCTCCGCCAGGACGTATACACGGCGCATGCCGATGCCGTGGGCGCCTTCCAGAAATACCAGGCCGCCATCACCACGGAACAGGCTTCCCAGAAAGCGTTCGACTTCGCCACCAAGCGTTTTGAAGTCGGCCTTATGAACACGGTCGAGTATGTGACCACCCAAACAAATCTTTTCAAGGCGCAGATCGAACGCGTATCGGCCTTGTATGATTATATTTTCAAAGTTAAACTACTGGAATTCTATCGCGATCAGAGAATTACGCTGTAG
- a CDS encoding efflux RND transporter periplasmic adaptor subunit has translation MKKRKKLFLWIGLIVALIVIFALVRGSGKDEGLKVAVDKAADRDIIEVVSASGKIYPEIEVKVSSDVSGEITQLLVKEGDSVKKGQTLAHIYADIYASNRDRQIAALSQTEAELANSSAALAAFKARLDQAKATFDRNNELYKDKVISRQEFETAEATYKAALSDYNAASQRINANKFAVASAQANLAEANKNLSRTTIVAPTGGTVSLLSVEAGERVVGTGQMSGTEMLRIADMSTMEVQVDVGENDIPKVKVNDSALIEVDAYTNRKFKGLVTQIASSSKGAATASSTSTSSAEQVTNYVVRIRILSSSYADLLDPDNPRRFPFRPGMSANVDIQTRTEKNILSIPINAVTTRDMSDTAKKDKSAAKKDKPAENNASGATPNDGSAQQQRQDFKEVVFVLQPDNTVQIREVKTGIQDDNNIQITSGLKAGETVVSGPYTAVSRTLENGKKVKVVPRSELFEGTK, from the coding sequence ATGAAGAAAAGAAAAAAGCTTTTTTTATGGATAGGGCTCATCGTGGCCCTTATCGTCATTTTTGCCCTGGTACGCGGTTCCGGGAAGGATGAAGGACTGAAAGTGGCCGTAGACAAGGCTGCTGACAGGGATATCATCGAAGTGGTGTCTGCATCCGGCAAGATTTACCCGGAAATCGAAGTGAAAGTAAGCTCCGATGTTTCGGGTGAGATCACGCAGCTGCTGGTGAAAGAAGGGGATTCGGTAAAGAAGGGGCAGACGTTGGCGCACATATACGCAGACATCTACGCTTCCAACCGCGACCGCCAGATCGCCGCATTGTCGCAAACGGAAGCCGAGCTCGCCAATTCCTCCGCGGCGCTCGCAGCGTTCAAAGCGCGCCTCGACCAGGCCAAAGCGACCTTCGACCGAAACAACGAACTGTACAAGGATAAAGTCATCAGCCGCCAGGAATTTGAAACGGCTGAAGCAACCTACAAAGCCGCCCTGTCGGATTACAACGCCGCCAGCCAGCGCATCAACGCCAATAAATTCGCAGTTGCCAGCGCGCAGGCCAACCTGGCGGAAGCGAACAAGAACCTCAGCCGTACCACCATCGTGGCGCCTACCGGCGGCACCGTGAGCCTGCTTTCCGTGGAAGCGGGCGAGCGCGTGGTGGGGACAGGGCAGATGTCGGGTACGGAAATGCTCCGCATCGCCGATATGTCGACCATGGAAGTGCAGGTAGATGTAGGTGAAAACGACATCCCGAAAGTAAAAGTGAACGATTCCGCCCTCATCGAGGTAGACGCCTATACGAACCGCAAGTTCAAAGGCCTGGTGACCCAAATCGCCAGCTCCTCCAAAGGCGCCGCCACGGCTTCCAGTACCTCCACTTCCTCCGCGGAACAGGTAACCAACTACGTGGTGAGGATCCGCATCCTGTCGTCGTCCTACGCCGATCTGCTGGACCCCGACAATCCGCGCCGCTTTCCCTTCCGGCCGGGTATGAGCGCCAACGTCGACATCCAGACGCGGACGGAAAAGAACATCTTATCCATCCCCATCAACGCCGTAACCACCCGCGACATGTCTGACACGGCGAAGAAGGATAAGTCCGCCGCCAAAAAGGATAAGCCGGCGGAAAACAACGCCAGCGGCGCCACGCCGAACGACGGCAGTGCCCAGCAGCAGCGGCAGGACTTCAAGGAAGTGGTGTTTGTGCTCCAGCCCGACAATACCGTACAGATCCGCGAAGTGAAAACCGGCATCCAGGACGATAACAACATCCAGATCACTTCCGGCCTCAAAGCCGGTGAAACGGTAGTGAGCGGGCCTTATACCGCTGTATCGCGCACGTTGGAGAACGGTAAGAAAGTGAAGGTGGTGCCGCGTTCCGAGTTATTCGAGGGAACCAAGTAG
- a CDS encoding NAD(P)H-dependent glycerol-3-phosphate dehydrogenase, whose amino-acid sequence MAYHIGIIGSGSWSTALAKILTDNNNHIHWWIRNEETIRHMQLRHHNKHYLTSVYFDTSLLSLSSRAADVVAASDIVILSVPSAFLPAVLDQLPADAFAGKKVVSAIKGLVPVTNQLINDYLAERFNVSAENYFTITGPCHAEEVANEKLSYLTFSGTDNDEAEAIAALFNNSYLQTIVNTDVNGVQFAAVLKNIYAMGAGIAHGLEYGDNFLSVFITNCFREMQEFLEQYGKYEAGSGREAVVHNYNASAYLGDLLVTCYSLHSRNRTFGNMIGKGYSVKAVQLELNMIAEGYYASRCIAEINGRIGAYMPIAQKIFAILWEQLHPEEAFLELEKGLI is encoded by the coding sequence ATGGCTTACCATATCGGAATCATTGGAAGCGGCAGCTGGTCTACCGCTCTCGCCAAAATTCTTACAGACAACAATAACCATATTCACTGGTGGATCCGCAACGAAGAAACGATCCGGCACATGCAGTTGCGCCATCACAACAAGCATTATCTTACCTCCGTTTATTTCGACACCAGCCTGCTCAGCCTCAGCAGCCGCGCGGCAGATGTAGTGGCAGCCAGCGATATCGTGATCCTGTCTGTCCCGTCGGCATTCCTTCCCGCCGTACTGGACCAACTTCCTGCGGATGCTTTCGCAGGTAAAAAAGTGGTATCCGCCATCAAAGGCCTGGTTCCCGTAACCAATCAACTCATCAACGATTACCTGGCCGAGCGGTTCAATGTATCTGCGGAAAATTACTTCACCATCACGGGCCCATGCCATGCGGAGGAAGTTGCCAACGAAAAGCTTTCTTACCTCACTTTTTCCGGAACGGATAATGACGAGGCCGAAGCTATCGCGGCGCTCTTCAACAACAGCTACCTGCAAACTATCGTGAACACAGATGTGAACGGCGTGCAGTTTGCCGCGGTGCTGAAAAACATCTACGCGATGGGCGCCGGCATTGCGCACGGGCTCGAATACGGCGACAATTTTCTCAGCGTCTTCATCACCAACTGCTTCCGCGAAATGCAGGAATTCCTCGAACAATACGGGAAATACGAAGCCGGCAGCGGCCGCGAAGCGGTGGTGCACAATTATAATGCGAGCGCCTACCTGGGCGATCTCCTCGTTACCTGCTATTCCCTCCACAGCCGCAACCGCACGTTCGGCAACATGATCGGCAAAGGCTACAGCGTAAAGGCCGTGCAGCTTGAGCTGAACATGATCGCGGAAGGCTATTACGCCAGTCGCTGCATCGCGGAAATTAACGGGCGCATCGGGGCATACATGCCCATCGCGCAGAAAATTTTCGCAATCCTCTGGGAGCAGCTGCATCCCGAAGAAGCTTTCCTCGAACTGGAAAAAGGATTGATTTAA
- the hemW gene encoding radical SAM family heme chaperone HemW yields the protein MAGIYLHIPFCKKACHYCNFHFSTSPQLRGEMVECIAAEAVLQRGYLNGQPVATIYFGGGTPSLVGPEAIQRLLDIVRAHYEVLPDAEITLEANPDDLTPDSLRAFRATGVNRLSIGVQSFFEEDLKWMNRAHHAQQSIDCLKEAREAGFGNFSIDLIYGGPTLTDERWLANIRQAIDLNIPHLSCYALTVEPGTALDHFIQHHKIPPIDPDRAAKHFGMLMEELDKAGYEHYEISNFALPGKRSRHNSSYWQGKHYLGLGPSAHSFNGTSRQWNVANNPLYIQSIKKETVPFEMEMLSPSMALNEHIMISLRTEAGCVLDTVAERFGADKKLQLLTASREFIRKGWMRQDEDRLTLTREGKFFADGIAAALFF from the coding sequence ATGGCCGGAATCTATCTGCACATACCGTTTTGTAAAAAGGCTTGCCATTATTGCAATTTTCACTTTTCGACTTCTCCGCAGCTGCGGGGCGAAATGGTGGAGTGCATTGCGGCCGAAGCAGTGCTCCAGCGCGGTTATCTCAACGGCCAGCCCGTGGCCACCATTTATTTCGGCGGCGGCACTCCCAGCCTGGTAGGCCCCGAAGCTATCCAACGCCTCCTCGACATCGTCCGCGCCCATTACGAAGTGCTCCCCGACGCCGAAATCACCCTCGAAGCCAACCCGGACGACCTCACGCCCGATAGCCTCCGCGCCTTCCGCGCCACCGGCGTCAACCGCCTGAGCATAGGGGTACAGTCGTTTTTCGAGGAAGACCTTAAGTGGATGAACCGCGCCCACCATGCCCAGCAGTCCATAGATTGCCTCAAAGAAGCCCGCGAAGCGGGGTTCGGCAATTTCAGCATCGATCTGATCTACGGCGGCCCCACGCTCACCGACGAACGCTGGCTCGCCAACATCCGCCAGGCCATCGATCTCAACATCCCCCACCTTTCCTGCTACGCCCTCACCGTGGAACCGGGCACCGCACTCGATCATTTTATCCAGCACCATAAAATCCCGCCCATCGACCCCGACCGCGCCGCCAAACATTTCGGCATGCTCATGGAAGAACTCGACAAAGCCGGGTATGAACATTACGAAATCTCCAACTTCGCACTACCCGGCAAGCGCTCGCGTCACAACAGCAGTTACTGGCAGGGCAAACATTACCTGGGCCTCGGCCCTTCCGCGCATTCGTTTAACGGCACGTCGCGCCAATGGAACGTGGCGAATAACCCCCTCTACATCCAGAGCATCAAAAAAGAAACGGTGCCTTTCGAGATGGAAATGCTCAGTCCCAGCATGGCGCTCAACGAACACATCATGATCTCGCTGCGCACCGAAGCCGGTTGCGTACTCGATACGGTAGCGGAACGTTTCGGTGCAGACAAGAAGTTGCAACTCCTCACAGCCAGCCGCGAATTCATCCGGAAAGGCTGGATGCGGCAAGACGAGGACCGCCTCACGCTCACGCGCGAGGGGAAATTCTTTGCAGACGGCATCGCCGCCGCGCTTTTCTTTTAA
- a CDS encoding DUF4271 domain-containing protein, with protein MADSVKARVADSLLAATPKVPAYDTIMQSLLDKNTFLTRKGKPVVLDVNPARKADDQDWLVYLVAGVLLLLGIIRSSYLKYFNDMFRAFFNPTLSQRQLKDQLSQSPFPNFLLNFFFVISLGLYLYLLMYRLDYPTDAIAWMLIPGLMLLVGVIYLVKFVVLRFCGWLFGNEELIDAYVFILYLINKVLGILLAPFLVVLAFCSPEIASICLYISIFFIVLLVVYRYVRSYSLVRQYLSFSKLHFFLYLCAFEVVPVLIITKVLLLWLTGNP; from the coding sequence GTGGCGGACTCCGTGAAGGCCCGTGTGGCGGACTCACTGCTCGCCGCCACGCCCAAAGTGCCGGCCTATGACACCATCATGCAATCGCTGCTCGACAAGAATACTTTTCTCACCCGCAAAGGCAAGCCCGTAGTGCTGGATGTGAACCCCGCCCGGAAGGCCGACGACCAGGACTGGCTGGTGTACCTCGTGGCTGGTGTGCTCCTTTTGCTCGGAATCATCCGAAGTTCCTACCTGAAATATTTCAACGACATGTTCCGCGCGTTCTTCAACCCCACGCTGAGCCAGCGGCAGTTGAAAGACCAGTTGTCGCAGTCGCCGTTCCCCAACTTCCTCCTGAATTTCTTCTTCGTAATCAGTCTGGGCCTGTATTTGTACCTGCTGATGTACCGCCTCGACTACCCGACGGATGCCATTGCCTGGATGCTGATTCCCGGGCTGATGCTGCTGGTGGGGGTTATTTACCTCGTGAAATTCGTGGTGCTGCGGTTTTGCGGGTGGCTTTTCGGGAATGAGGAGCTGATCGATGCGTATGTATTCATCCTCTACCTGATCAATAAAGTGCTGGGGATCCTGCTGGCGCCGTTTTTGGTCGTTTTGGCGTTCTGTTCGCCGGAAATTGCCAGTATTTGCTTGTATATATCGATATTCTTTATAGTATTACTTGTTGTCTATAGGTACGTAAGGTCCTATTCCCTCGTCCGTCAATATCTCTCCTTCAGCAAATTGCATTTTTTTCTTTACCTTTGCGCATTCGAAGTAGTGCCGGTTTTAATAATCACAAAGGTACTTTTACTTTGGTTAACTGGTAATCCGTAG
- a CDS encoding uroporphyrinogen-III synthase, giving the protein MIKGGPKKEEKQLTILISQPKPETEKSPYFDLAKKFNVRLDFFPFIRVEGVPGKEFRKQKIDIVNHSAVIFTSRNAVDHFFRICEELKVKVSQECKYFCITEAVALYLQKFILYRKRKVFYGADGSTKSLLEVMNKHRENEKFLFPSADSQKKDIEEWLKTNKCDYATATLYKTVSNDVKDVMTNTEYDLIVFFSPYGVKSLFENVPKFKQNGTRIGAFGPTTSAAVEEAGLKLDIKAPAPQAPSMVAALEQFLQGLKK; this is encoded by the coding sequence ATGATCAAAGGCGGGCCAAAAAAAGAGGAAAAACAACTGACGATCCTAATTTCCCAACCTAAGCCAGAAACAGAGAAATCACCTTATTTCGACCTCGCTAAGAAATTCAACGTCCGGTTGGACTTCTTTCCGTTCATCAGGGTAGAAGGTGTGCCTGGTAAGGAGTTCCGCAAGCAGAAGATAGATATTGTCAACCATTCCGCAGTGATTTTCACCAGCCGGAATGCAGTAGATCACTTCTTTCGTATTTGCGAGGAACTGAAAGTAAAGGTTTCGCAGGAATGCAAATATTTTTGCATCACGGAAGCGGTTGCCCTCTATCTCCAAAAATTTATCCTTTACCGCAAGCGTAAAGTGTTCTACGGGGCCGATGGTTCTACCAAAAGCCTCCTGGAAGTCATGAACAAGCACCGGGAAAACGAGAAGTTCCTCTTTCCCAGCGCCGACAGCCAGAAAAAAGACATCGAGGAATGGCTGAAAACCAATAAGTGCGACTACGCCACAGCCACCTTGTACAAAACCGTTTCGAACGACGTAAAGGATGTCATGACCAACACGGAATATGACCTGATCGTTTTCTTCAGTCCTTACGGTGTGAAATCCCTCTTCGAAAACGTTCCGAAATTCAAACAAAACGGCACCCGCATCGGCGCTTTCGGTCCCACGACCTCCGCCGCCGTGGAAGAAGCCGGCCTGAAACTCGACATCAAAGCCCCCGCGCCGCAAGCCCCCTCCATGGTGGCCGCACTCGAACAATTCCTGCAGGGGCTCAAGAAATAA